In Shewanella sp. VB17, a single genomic region encodes these proteins:
- a CDS encoding SAM-dependent methyltransferase: MKSLYLCPVCDQPLLIHEASQGLHCCKKHHFDKSDNGYWVFNQAKKPQIDSRQIMRAKRFLLESGIFLPVVESIQTMIEQVTFADGAINYLDYDCGEGYYLRTIKQKLALSIEGKALTSRWNTYGITEAENALFSAAKIQSETHLDTESDATYGTDSHFIVSTLKKLPLANESFDLITLIDKQLKGKELIRVLKPNGLLIQVSPAPRHLWQIKSEVYPDLTEKELILPHASELELLQTERVRFTLGAEGSQAIALLEMTPYAWRANDKVRKKLATNAYEALEIDFIISLSRKK, encoded by the coding sequence ATGAAAAGTCTTTATCTTTGCCCTGTGTGTGATCAACCTCTGTTAATTCATGAGGCATCTCAAGGGCTACACTGCTGTAAAAAACACCATTTTGATAAAAGTGACAACGGCTACTGGGTTTTTAATCAAGCTAAGAAACCACAGATTGATTCAAGACAAATAATGAGAGCTAAGCGTTTCTTATTGGAATCGGGAATATTTCTCCCAGTGGTTGAAAGCATCCAAACCATGATAGAGCAAGTAACATTTGCTGATGGAGCCATTAACTATTTAGATTATGACTGCGGTGAAGGGTATTATTTAAGAACCATCAAACAAAAGTTAGCGTTGAGTATAGAGGGCAAGGCGCTTACCTCAAGATGGAATACTTATGGGATCACCGAGGCTGAAAATGCGCTGTTTTCAGCAGCAAAAATTCAATCTGAAACTCACTTAGACACTGAAAGTGATGCCACGTATGGTACTGACAGTCACTTTATTGTCAGCACGCTAAAGAAGCTACCTTTAGCTAATGAAAGCTTTGATTTAATCACTTTAATAGATAAACAACTTAAAGGAAAAGAGCTCATTCGGGTATTAAAACCCAATGGATTGCTAATACAAGTGTCGCCTGCGCCGCGTCACTTATGGCAGATAAAATCTGAGGTATACCCAGATCTAACGGAAAAAGAGCTTATCTTGCCTCATGCTAGTGAGCTAGAATTACTGCAAACTGAGCGGGTACGTTTTACCTTGGGGGCAGAGGGGAGCCAAGCGATAGCTTTACTTGAAATGACACCTTATGCTTGGAGAGCCAATGATAAGGTACGTAAAAAGTTGGCCACGAATGCTTATGAAGCGTTAGAAATTGATTTTATTATTAGTTTATCTAGGAAGAAATGA
- the dnaG gene encoding DNA primase: MAIPRDFINELVARIDIVDLIDAKVPLKKAGKNHSACCPFHSEKSPSFTVSRDKQFYHCFGCGAHGNVIDFVMEYDRLDFIDAIEDLAGQLGVDVPREQGTGPKRDEGLSRDLYQLMEEASLYFQHQLRQNNDKQKVLDYLLHRGLSNEVVDHFNIGFAPDGWDGLLSRYRQNQDAQDKLLTAGMVIKNDNGKRYDRFRDRLMFPIRDRRGRVIGFGGRVLGDGTPKYLNSPETPIFHKGNELYGLYELKQRHRDPQRVLIVEGYMDVVALAQFDVDYAVASLGTSTTAEQFQLLLRTAKDVICCYDGDKAGIEAAWRALETALPLLKPGVQVKFMFLPEGEDPDTMVRQVGKEKFEQQIDEAQLLPEFLFETLAKQHSSDKGTLAKQAIKLIEKVQDTVLQSLLLENLAYKLGMNDAEELRRKLGFSSKEQAKPLQTKALKGRGTPLRLAIALLVQNPLLGEGLHEQTALKHIKMAGIELLALLLDMTRVQVKNSAQLLEQFRGNNQLNTLKKLTQWDHQVADENLQLEFKKTLIWLNNQYIEQRYQELSLKQNHTKEERIQLTKLIAVIKG, from the coding sequence ATGGCGATACCTCGTGATTTCATCAATGAGCTGGTAGCTCGTATTGATATCGTTGATCTTATCGACGCTAAAGTACCCCTAAAAAAAGCGGGTAAGAATCACTCTGCCTGTTGCCCTTTCCATAGTGAAAAATCCCCCTCTTTTACCGTAAGCCGGGATAAGCAATTTTACCATTGCTTCGGATGTGGAGCACATGGCAACGTCATCGATTTCGTGATGGAGTATGACAGACTCGATTTTATTGATGCCATTGAAGACCTTGCTGGACAACTTGGTGTTGACGTCCCAAGAGAGCAAGGAACTGGGCCTAAGCGCGACGAAGGATTAAGTCGTGATTTATACCAGTTAATGGAAGAAGCAAGTCTCTATTTTCAACATCAGCTTAGACAGAATAATGATAAACAAAAGGTGCTTGATTATTTATTACATCGAGGACTTTCCAATGAAGTGGTTGACCATTTCAATATTGGATTTGCACCCGATGGCTGGGATGGCTTATTAAGCCGCTACCGTCAAAATCAGGATGCACAAGACAAGTTACTGACCGCTGGAATGGTCATAAAAAATGATAATGGCAAACGTTACGATAGATTTCGTGACAGACTTATGTTTCCCATTCGAGATAGAAGAGGCCGAGTGATCGGTTTTGGTGGTCGAGTTTTAGGCGATGGAACACCAAAGTACTTGAATTCTCCAGAAACGCCCATATTTCATAAGGGCAATGAGCTTTATGGCCTCTATGAGCTAAAACAGCGACATCGAGATCCACAAAGAGTGCTTATTGTCGAAGGGTATATGGATGTCGTCGCACTGGCACAATTCGATGTTGACTACGCAGTAGCCTCATTAGGGACATCGACTACAGCAGAACAATTTCAACTGTTACTGCGTACAGCCAAAGACGTCATCTGTTGCTACGATGGTGACAAAGCTGGAATCGAGGCAGCATGGCGGGCACTTGAAACCGCACTGCCTCTGCTCAAACCGGGTGTTCAGGTCAAGTTTATGTTTCTGCCTGAAGGTGAAGATCCAGACACCATGGTTCGCCAGGTAGGAAAAGAGAAATTTGAACAACAAATTGATGAAGCACAATTACTGCCTGAGTTTCTTTTTGAAACCCTAGCCAAACAACATAGTTCAGATAAAGGCACGCTAGCCAAACAGGCCATCAAACTGATTGAAAAAGTTCAAGACACCGTTTTACAAAGCTTATTGCTAGAAAATCTAGCCTATAAACTGGGAATGAACGATGCAGAAGAGCTAAGACGGAAGTTGGGCTTCTCCTCTAAGGAGCAAGCAAAACCACTTCAAACAAAAGCATTAAAAGGACGAGGAACACCACTGCGATTAGCCATTGCATTGCTAGTACAAAATCCTCTTTTAGGTGAAGGTTTGCATGAGCAAACCGCACTGAAACACATAAAGATGGCCGGTATAGAATTGCTAGCTCTCTTATTAGACATGACTCGAGTACAAGTCAAAAACAGCGCACAACTACTTGAACAATTTAGGGGGAATAATCAACTCAACACCCTTAAAAAACTGACCCAATGGGATCACCAAGTGGCGGATGAAAACTTGCAACTTGAGTTTAAAAAAACCTTAATCTGGCTCAATAATCAGTATATTGAACAGCGATATCAGGAATTGAGTCTAAAACAGAACCATACTAAAGAAGAAAGGATACAGCTAACTAAGCTTATCGCTGTCATAAAAGGTTAA
- a CDS encoding GatB/YqeY domain-containing protein, giving the protein MSLIDQLKDQMKDAMRAKEKLRLGTIRMALAAVKQIEVDTRENLTNEQAIAVLTKMVKQRRDSIAQYSAAGRDELAAIEAAEIKVLEDFLPQPLSEEEIVQLVDASIDEMQASSMADMGKVMGALKPKVLGRADMAVIGTMIRAKLK; this is encoded by the coding sequence ATGAGCCTAATTGATCAGCTAAAAGACCAAATGAAAGATGCTATGCGCGCTAAAGAAAAGCTGCGCTTGGGAACGATTCGTATGGCACTAGCAGCTGTTAAGCAGATTGAAGTGGATACCCGCGAAAATCTGACTAACGAGCAAGCTATAGCGGTCTTAACCAAAATGGTTAAACAGCGTCGTGATTCGATTGCACAATACAGTGCTGCCGGACGTGATGAATTAGCAGCAATTGAAGCAGCAGAAATCAAAGTTCTTGAAGATTTTCTGCCTCAGCCTCTTTCCGAAGAGGAAATTGTTCAGCTAGTTGATGCAAGCATTGATGAAATGCAAGCATCCTCCATGGCGGATATGGGTAAAGTAATGGGAGCATTAAAACCTAAAGTCTTAGGAAGAGCTGATATGGCCGTCATTGGCACCATGATCAGAGCTAAACTTAAGTAA
- the folB gene encoding dihydroneopterin aldolase: MDKVLIRQLKIETIIGIYEWEKQIHQTLLVDLDMAWDNRPAAATDDHQHALCYETVSNRLTALITEKPIELIETAAEMIASCVMTEFTVPWVKVTLMKPGAVPTAAAVGVAIERGHG, translated from the coding sequence ATGGATAAGGTGTTAATCAGGCAGTTAAAAATTGAAACCATTATCGGTATTTATGAGTGGGAAAAACAAATCCATCAGACCTTGTTGGTCGATCTCGATATGGCTTGGGATAATAGGCCTGCCGCTGCAACTGATGATCACCAGCATGCGCTTTGCTATGAAACAGTATCAAATCGCTTAACGGCACTGATCACTGAAAAACCGATTGAACTGATTGAGACAGCGGCAGAGATGATTGCTAGCTGTGTAATGACAGAGTTTACTGTACCTTGGGTTAAGGTGACGCTAATGAAGCCTGGGGCAGTACCAACAGCAGCTGCAGTTGGCGTTGCAATAGAGCGAGGGCATGGTTAA
- a CDS encoding undecaprenyl-diphosphate phosphatase: protein MDTFQVIVLALIQGLTEFLPISSSAHLILPSQILGWEDQGLAFDVAVHIGSLLAVVLYFRQEVVSLLTAWFASLVKGQHNDDSKLAWWIILATLPAVILGFALKDMIELYLRGPGVIAITTVIFGLLLWWADRMSRLELTEYQTGWKKALLIGFAQALALIPGTSRSGATITAALMLGLGREAAARFSFLMSIPVILGAAMLMGKDLLESGHVIDYSSLALGVGVSFVAAYLCIHLFLKIISRMGMTPFVIYRLALGAFLCAFIFM, encoded by the coding sequence ATGGACACTTTCCAGGTCATTGTATTGGCGCTTATTCAAGGCTTGACCGAGTTTTTACCAATTTCAAGTTCAGCGCACCTTATTTTACCTTCGCAAATCTTGGGTTGGGAAGATCAAGGGCTAGCATTTGATGTGGCGGTTCATATCGGTTCATTGTTAGCGGTCGTGCTCTACTTTCGTCAAGAAGTCGTCTCCTTATTGACCGCTTGGTTTGCTAGCCTTGTTAAGGGGCAGCATAATGATGATAGCAAGCTCGCTTGGTGGATTATTTTAGCCACTTTGCCTGCTGTTATCTTGGGTTTTGCTTTGAAAGATATGATAGAGCTGTATTTACGTGGCCCAGGTGTTATCGCAATCACGACGGTTATCTTTGGCTTACTCTTGTGGTGGGCTGACAGAATGTCACGTCTTGAACTGACTGAATATCAGACAGGTTGGAAAAAAGCGTTATTAATTGGTTTTGCTCAAGCGCTCGCGCTGATACCGGGAACATCACGTTCTGGTGCCACGATCACGGCAGCGTTAATGTTAGGCTTAGGCCGTGAAGCGGCGGCACGATTTTCTTTTTTAATGTCGATCCCTGTGATATTGGGCGCAGCGATGTTGATGGGTAAAGATCTGCTAGAAAGCGGCCATGTTATCGATTATTCCTCATTGGCGCTGGGTGTTGGCGTGTCATTTGTTGCCGCTTATCTGTGTATTCATTTATTTTTGAAAATTATTAGCCGTATGGGAATGACCCCATTTGTTATTTATCGTCTGGCTCTAGGTGCATTCTTATGTGCCTTTATATTTATGTAA
- the folK gene encoding 2-amino-4-hydroxy-6-hydroxymethyldihydropteridine diphosphokinase, with translation MSARIFISLGSNIEPERYIKAALDELSRHFNHLLCSSVFESESVGFAGCNFLNMVVAADTELSIGEVVAVFKQIEQAHGRIASAKKFSARSLDLDLLLYNDVISQDPIELPRAEILTNAFVLWPLAEIAPELIHQGVGKSYQSLWDEYDKTRQKLWPIPFTCPQMA, from the coding sequence ATGAGTGCAAGAATATTTATTAGTTTGGGCAGTAATATTGAACCTGAGCGCTACATTAAGGCCGCATTAGACGAGTTGAGTCGTCATTTTAACCATTTGCTTTGTTCATCGGTTTTTGAGAGCGAATCAGTGGGCTTTGCCGGATGTAACTTTTTGAATATGGTGGTTGCTGCAGACACTGAGCTGAGTATTGGTGAAGTGGTTGCTGTGTTTAAGCAAATAGAACAAGCTCATGGACGAATAGCAAGTGCTAAAAAGTTTTCAGCAAGAAGTCTGGATCTTGATCTACTGCTTTATAATGATGTCATAAGCCAAGATCCTATCGAACTGCCTAGAGCTGAAATTTTAACCAATGCTTTTGTGTTATGGCCTTTAGCTGAAATTGCTCCCGAGCTTATCCATCAAGGAGTTGGAAAGAGTTACCAATCCTTGTGGGATGAGTACGATAAGACTCGTCAGAAGCTGTGGCCTATTCCGTTTACGTGCCCACAAATGGCATAG
- the plsY gene encoding glycerol-3-phosphate 1-O-acyltransferase PlsY: MTITALTLGMILLAYLAGSISSAVLVCRLRGLADPRTQGSGNPGATNVLRIGGASAAALVLFFDMLKGALPAYIAFRLGLDSFALGIIAVAACLGHIFPLFFHFKGGKGVATAFGAMAPIGPELALLLIGSWIFILMLCRYSSLAAIVTALLAPFYTWYLDDRFVIPVAMLSALILIRHKDNIRRLLKGEESRFSRKKQNSKQ; encoded by the coding sequence TTGACCATAACAGCACTGACGTTAGGAATGATATTATTAGCCTATCTCGCGGGGTCGATTTCAAGTGCAGTACTCGTGTGTCGCTTGCGCGGTCTTGCCGATCCAAGAACTCAAGGCTCTGGTAACCCTGGGGCGACCAATGTGCTCCGTATTGGCGGCGCGAGCGCTGCAGCACTCGTACTATTTTTTGACATGCTCAAAGGCGCCTTACCTGCTTATATCGCCTTTCGCTTAGGACTCGATTCTTTTGCATTGGGGATCATTGCCGTTGCAGCCTGCCTTGGACATATATTCCCCCTATTTTTTCATTTTAAAGGAGGCAAAGGCGTGGCTACCGCCTTTGGTGCAATGGCGCCTATCGGCCCTGAACTGGCACTACTTTTAATCGGAAGTTGGATTTTCATACTAATGCTTTGCCGCTATTCTTCCCTTGCAGCCATCGTAACAGCATTGCTCGCACCATTTTATACTTGGTATCTGGATGATAGATTTGTCATCCCAGTGGCCATGCTATCTGCTTTAATTCTTATCCGCCATAAAGACAATATTCGCCGATTGCTTAAAGGTGAAGAATCGAGGTTTTCACGTAAAAAGCAAAATAGCAAACAGTAA
- the tsaD gene encoding tRNA (adenosine(37)-N6)-threonylcarbamoyltransferase complex transferase subunit TsaD, protein MRVLGIETSCDETGVAVYDDKLGLLSHVLYSQVKLHADYGGVVPELASRDHVRKIVPLVRQVLLEANCTLDDIDGVAYTKGPGLVGALLVGACMGRALAYSWGKPAIGVHHMEGHLLAPMLEDNAPEYPFLALLVSGGHSMLVAVEGIGEYEVLGESVDDAAGEAFDKTAKLMGLDYPGGPRLAKLAAKGEAGHYRFPRPMTDKPGLNFSFSGLKTFAANTIASEPDDEQTRANIALAFEEAVVDTLSIKCRRALKQTGYNNLVIAGGVSANTRLRTSLAEMMTSLNGKVYYPRSEFCTDNGAMIAYAGLQRLKAGQTDDLAVKGVPRWPLDSLPSLVDE, encoded by the coding sequence ATGCGAGTTTTAGGTATTGAAACATCTTGCGATGAAACTGGAGTTGCTGTTTATGATGACAAGCTAGGCTTGTTATCGCATGTATTATACAGTCAGGTTAAACTTCATGCAGATTATGGTGGTGTTGTCCCTGAATTAGCCTCGAGGGACCATGTTAGAAAAATCGTTCCTCTTGTGAGACAAGTGTTACTTGAGGCTAATTGTACGTTAGATGATATTGATGGTGTGGCCTATACCAAAGGACCTGGACTCGTCGGTGCTCTGTTGGTTGGTGCGTGTATGGGCAGAGCATTAGCTTACTCTTGGGGCAAGCCTGCTATTGGGGTTCATCATATGGAGGGGCACCTATTAGCCCCCATGCTGGAAGATAATGCCCCCGAATACCCATTTTTAGCTTTGTTAGTGTCTGGTGGCCATTCAATGCTGGTTGCCGTTGAAGGCATTGGCGAATATGAAGTATTAGGTGAGTCGGTCGATGATGCCGCTGGTGAAGCGTTTGATAAAACAGCCAAGTTAATGGGATTAGATTATCCAGGTGGACCACGTTTAGCCAAACTCGCGGCTAAAGGTGAAGCTGGACATTATCGTTTTCCAAGGCCAATGACAGATAAGCCAGGCCTTAATTTTAGCTTTTCTGGTTTAAAAACATTCGCAGCCAATACTATCGCCTCTGAGCCTGATGATGAGCAAACTCGGGCTAATATTGCACTTGCGTTTGAAGAAGCTGTGGTTGATACCTTGTCAATTAAGTGTCGCCGTGCATTAAAGCAAACAGGGTATAATAATTTAGTGATTGCTGGTGGCGTCAGTGCCAACACGCGTTTACGCACCTCATTGGCTGAGATGATGACATCGCTTAATGGTAAGGTCTATTACCCTAGAAGTGAATTCTGCACTGATAATGGTGCCATGATAGCGTATGCGGGTTTACAACGGCTAAAAGCGGGTCAAACTGATGATTTAGCAGTGAAAGGTGTTCCTCGTTGGCCACTTGACTCATTGCCTTCTTTGGTTGATGAGTGA
- a CDS encoding L,D-transpeptidase family protein, translated as MIRVMLLFILSVISTLAVANVYSLPEKGSRLIGEIQQHVVVKGDFFQTIAKQYNVGILELIETNPGVDPFLPTVGTKLIIPTQMLLPDVPRKGIVINLPELRLYYFPNKGKEVHVFPVGIGRIGRETPEMVTKIKARIPNPNWTPPASIRQAHLEELGEILPRVVPAGPDNPLGDYAMQLSYGDGSYLIHGTNKNFGIGMRVSSGCVRLNPDDIEWLFNQTKYGDSVRIINQTVKVSAEPDGSQIIEVHSALSKSESAVDQTKTVTMSAGVVKFISQADVDNIKANDALLTQNGLPVDISQ; from the coding sequence ATGATACGAGTTATGCTGTTGTTTATTTTAAGTGTAATTTCTACATTGGCTGTAGCTAATGTGTATTCTTTACCTGAAAAGGGAAGTCGACTCATTGGAGAAATCCAACAACATGTAGTCGTGAAAGGGGATTTTTTTCAAACCATCGCGAAGCAATACAATGTGGGGATTCTTGAATTAATCGAAACCAACCCTGGGGTTGATCCATTCTTGCCCACGGTTGGCACTAAACTGATTATTCCCACGCAGATGTTATTACCAGATGTACCACGCAAAGGAATCGTGATCAACTTACCTGAATTGCGGCTTTACTACTTTCCTAACAAGGGTAAAGAAGTGCATGTTTTTCCTGTTGGTATTGGCCGTATTGGCCGCGAAACACCAGAAATGGTGACGAAAATTAAGGCTAGGATCCCTAACCCTAATTGGACGCCGCCAGCGAGTATTCGTCAAGCCCATTTAGAAGAGCTCGGTGAGATACTTCCTCGGGTGGTACCGGCAGGCCCTGATAACCCGCTGGGTGATTATGCAATGCAGTTATCTTATGGTGATGGTAGTTACCTTATTCATGGCACCAATAAAAATTTTGGTATAGGGATGCGAGTGAGCTCTGGCTGTGTACGTTTAAACCCTGATGACATTGAATGGCTATTTAATCAAACTAAATATGGCGATTCGGTCAGGATCATCAATCAAACGGTGAAAGTGTCAGCAGAGCCGGACGGCAGTCAGATAATCGAGGTTCATTCTGCGTTGTCTAAATCAGAATCCGCTGTTGATCAAACTAAAACGGTGACCATGTCTGCAGGGGTGGTTAAATTTATCAGCCAAGCTGATGTTGATAACATTAAAGCCAATGACGCCTTACTGACTCAAAATGGGTTACCGGTGGATATCAGTCAGTAA
- the rpsU gene encoding 30S ribosomal protein S21: MPIIKVRDNEPFDVALRRFKRSCEKAGILADVRAREFYEKPTTCRKRAKAAAIKRLAKKLSRENARRVRLY, encoded by the coding sequence ATGCCAATAATTAAAGTACGCGATAACGAACCATTTGACGTAGCTCTACGTCGTTTTAAGCGCTCTTGTGAAAAAGCTGGTATTTTAGCTGATGTTCGTGCTCGTGAGTTTTACGAAAAGCCAACAACTTGCCGTAAGCGTGCTAAAGCCGCTGCTATTAAACGTCTTGCTAAAAAACTTTCACGCGAAAACGCTCGTCGCGTACGTTTATACTAA